From Halichoerus grypus chromosome 6, mHalGry1.hap1.1, whole genome shotgun sequence, one genomic window encodes:
- the GTSF1 gene encoding gametocyte-specific factor 1 yields MEETYIDSLDPEKLLQCPYDKNHQIRACRFPYHLIKCRKNHPDIANKLATCPFNARHQVPRAEISHHISSCDDKSCIEQDVVNQTRNLGQETLAESTWQCPPCDEDWDKDLWEQTSTPFVWGTANYCGNNSPASNIVMEHKSNLASGMRVPKSLPYVLPWKNNGNAQ; encoded by the exons TCGATTCCCTGGACCCTGAAAAGCTATTACAGTGCCCCTATGATAAAAACCACCAGATCAGGGCCTGCAGGTTTCCTTATCATCTTATCAAGTGCAGAAAG AATCATCCTGATATCGCAAACAAATTGGCTACTTGTCCCTTCAATGCTCGCCACCAGGTTCCTCGGGCCGAAATCAGTCATCATATCTCAAGCTGTGACGATAAAAGTTGTATTGAGCAGGATGTTG TCAACCAAACCAGGAACCTTGGACAAGAGACTCTGGCTGAGAGCACATGGCAGTGCCCTCCTTGCGATGAGGACTGGGATAAAG ATCTGTGGGAACAGACCAGCACCCCATTTGTCTGGGGCACAGCCAACTACTGTGGCAACAACAG CCCTGCAAGCAATATAGTTATGGAACATAAGAGTAACCTGGCTTCAGGCATGCGTGTTCCCAAGTCTCTGCCATATGTTCTGCCATGGAAAAACA ATGGAAATGCACAGTAA